The Timaviella obliquedivisa GSE-PSE-MK23-08B genome window below encodes:
- a CDS encoding twin-arginine translocase TatA/TatE family subunit encodes MFGLGWPEVGLILLAAVVVFGPKRIPELGSALGKTLRGFREGIDSSVEEQDDEFDA; translated from the coding sequence ATGTTTGGTCTAGGATGGCCGGAAGTTGGATTGATTTTACTGGCAGCAGTCGTTGTCTTTGGGCCCAAAAGAATCCCAGAGCTAGGAAGCGCTTTAGGCAAGACGCTACGAGGATTTAGAGAAGGCATAGATAGCTCTGTCGAAGAACAAGATGATGAATTTGATGCTTAA